The genomic window ttatTAGCTGATTTTCTCTTAAAATCTGTAGTTTCTCTTTACAGTTGTCTTACAGAGAACATAGAGCATACAAGGATTATTTGTTGGTGCATACATGGTTAGTTTTGTACACTTACCTGGAGAGGTTGTCTATCGCTGGATGTTCTACATTCACCACAGGTTCAGTAAAGGCTCTACAGGAGTCTACCTGCCCAGGTCATGCTTCTGCTGCTGAAATTGGTTTGATGTCAGTAAGTGAGGGTACAAGTCATGTTTTtcacaagaaaaacaattacTTTTTCAGACACTACCCAAAAAAACCAAATCTCCACACATTAAAGGATTTATCCACATGGCACTTTCCTGTTGTTGAACATCCTCGGATTACCTGTAACAATGTCTTATTAACCTGTCTGCCAACTGATCCAGGTAGGCAACAACAACATCCTAAAACAAGCATTGTAATCTAGGATTAGTCTTGATCTGTCTGATCGACTGCTTAAAACTGCACTTTTAACAATTAAGACGACAAATCAGAGGCCAAAACTAATCTGTGGTTTAACAACGACATTCACCAGAGTCTTTGAAAGGACACAGTTCAGCTTCATGCATGTGCTTGACTTCCTGCAGAATTAAAACACGTTTTCCTTTGACTTGTCGAGCAGGACCAGTCACTACCATCTGACAGTTTAAGAGTGGTGCCTGAAGGGCTTTCTCCCCTCTTATACAACATGACAATATATACTATATAGTCAAGCTAACAAATGACAGACACCTATGTGAGGGTAGGTGACTGATTGTGAGGACCTCTCCCCTTAAAGTCAACATCAGAGTCTTAAATTGTCCCTTTAAtgtcaaaacagaaaatatgaaggGTGTCCCCTCAAAAGCAAACTAACCTGATGATAAACAGGAGCACACTAGgtaaggtatttttttttaaatcactcccTTGAGACCAAGGCTTCATGGACTGAGCTTCCACTACCTTTACCTTCAAAGCTGACCAAACAGAAACCAGTGACTTGGCTGAAACCTGTTGAGGGCAATGGGATGGAAATGTTTTGATATCCTTCCAGAAGCATTCACCTATGGAAACTAGAAATACATAAAACTTACATTGCTTACAAAGTTTTGGTTTGTGAAGGACATAACTGTTCCTGAGCAAAAGTTCAGAGTCTAGCCCTCACACAGACTTTGTTTCACAGATGTTGACATTTGTTTAGTAAGAGCAAAGACTTCCATTATGAACTATTTGAATGATTGATCAGTATCAAGTTTCTTTACTGCATCATAAGCTCATAACAAAATGTACCACCAACTTGacggatacatttttttttttttttttttttttttttaagcgcaCAAAAATAATCCGAGGTGTAGAATTTAAATGAGGCCTTAGGGCAGCCTTCTAAAGCATGAAGGTGGCTCAGGGATTCAGCAGGAGGAGGGAGCATTTCTACAGGTGTGGGGGGTGTCTACATTTACACTACAGTTGTTTCTATGCTTACTGTGGATCATATCAGAATGTTGCAGAGTAAAACTATGCTACCAAGTAGCCCTTGGcaatatatttaaatgcatgTTAACTTAAAAATAGAATAATGTTCCGGTGATATTCACTGAACAAGAGACCATACATGCAGCAAGTCAACATGTAATAgcaaaaaatgaagagaaaagtcATCTTAATATCGATCCAGTAATATTTATTCTTTGAAATCTTAACTGTATTATTATATTGACAACAGAAACGGAAGAGAGTTCCCTGAAAGATTTAAGTCTTACATGTAAAGCGGAAAGAGCAATGAGAAGTGAGTTGAACACAAACGAAAACACCTTGAAGTAGGCTGGGCTACAGACTGCTGTATAAGTGGAGAAGTGACAAATCATTGAAATAACAGTATCTGATGgtgtgagaggaagaaaaaataaaactggacTAGTTCTGAGGAGAGGTGCAAAATATGATGTTATTTAGAGCCAAGGAAATTAGACAAGATCTCCAGCCAGGAAAACAGAAGCAAACTGGATTTTGGTCAAACTTTACACAGACAGTTAAAACTGAATGAAGCACAATGACATTAGGTtcatttctccattttttttgcagaacaAACTTAACCTAAAAATGGAAAGATTCATGAGATACAAGCTGAACGTGAGCAAATTCTGAGCAGTGAAAGATTTGAACAGATGAGACTGAACATTGTCAACAATCAAATTAGCTGCATTCATTCCTCCTGCTGACATTTTTACAGGAAGGAAATGCAGTGCTGACCTGTTTTAAGGGCACTTCATTTTAAAGAACATAACTTGTCAACATGGTTCTATCCCTTTAATCACCTAGTTCAACACGCTACATCGGCCAAACCATGATTTGGATTTGTTCTGGTTGTAAAATCCCTAAAGAAACTCAAGTGTTCTGAACTGAATCTACACAGGCAGCCTAATGCCAAATGTTGTGGTTTGGGACAGAAGGTTTGGGTGAGGTAAGGGCAGGAAGGCCCCAGAAAACTAGACTGATGAACCCCCGACTATtctgcaagtgtgtgtttttttacccactatccaaaaaaaaagaaaaaaaaaagggggttcaCTAGTCCTTTCTCTGGGGCTCAGGGAGATTGGACAAAGCACAGCTAACCCCCAGCCCTCCTTTTCTAGGAAAACTAGCTAGCTATCACAGCTTTATGCAGCCACCTCTGCAGCAGGGGCAGCCTCAGCCTCAAGGGCTGGAGTGCCAGTCTCTGCCTCAGCAGGAGGGGCTTCATCTACTGGTGCCGTACCAGTGCTCTCAGCTGCAGGGGCCTCTGCTGGCGTCTCCTCTGTAGCAGCAACTTCCTCAGCGGCAGGAGCAGCTTCAGGGGCTGCAGCTTCTTCTGAGACTGCAACCACTCCCTCTGCGACTGCTGGCTCAGCTTCAGCCTCAGCGACCACCACCTCTGCGGCCACGGCGGGTGCTTCTTCCACCACGGCCTCAACGACAGGTTCAGCAGCCGTCTCTGCCACGGGTTCTGCAGGGGCGGGTTCTGACTCTGCAACAACTTCAGCGGATGGTGGTGCCTCCTCCACTGGGGCGGGTTCAGCTGCTGAAGCCGTCACTTCTGGTACTGCTGCGGCTACTGGTGCAGGAGCAGCTTCTTCTGGAGCTGCAAGACAAGAAAGTTGAAAACCACAATCAATAAATGCAGTCTCTTTATTTGATGTTGTGGTCAAAGAAACTAAAACTAAGAAATGTAGCTGAGTTTTGTGGGTCAATGTAACCACATCAACAGTTCTTGTGTGTCAGGCAACAAAAATGTGCTCATTGTGGATTATCCAATGCAAGAGTAAGTATTTGGTTAACAATAAAACATCCAAAGCATGGAGAACAAAATTATATGGGCTTTTAAACTGGTTTGTGTAATTAAGGAACACATAAGTGCAGTCTAGACCTGTTAAgtctgtttcgtcatgagccggccgaagatttctgccttttaataagacagttttttcttaccactgtaacttttgctgctttggtaatgtgctcatgatggataggccggatctttgtaacatagcaataagtaaggtcttttacctgctttttgtaaaatgtcttgagataacacttgttatgagttgacgctatacaaatataaattgaattgattgattAGTTAATACACAGTGACGGGTCATGGGGTCAGGGTGACTATGAGGTCAAACAGAACTTTTTCTGATGGTACAAATTCAAAGAAACATGGCGTCAAAGTAAATCCATGGGCAAGAATACTGTCAACAATTCTATTGTTGAAGGTCAGGAGCTGATGTCTTAGGGGCCAAAGGGTAAAGCAGCATAATATTAGCAAAGTGAAGGATAATCCTTCATCCTTAAATGTCAGCCTCAGGACAGAAATATAACTGCTAACCTCACTGAAGCTGTGGGTCTCACTAAACTGTTTTAATCCTTTATACAGACCTTGAGAGTACACAGAGACACCAACAAGGGAATTAGTCAGCAGTATTTAGCTGATTATTGATTAGACAATTAGCACAtccctattaaaaaaaaaaaaaaaaaaaaaaaaacagctgcatttacatatttataatCACTATGGAGTTTAAGTGATGATTGATGTCCATGTTTAATGGCTCAAGCCAGAATTCAAAACTAAAATGTAGCCTTACAGATTATCTCATTTCAATGCACCATTATGCAATACACTCATGAATTCAATAGGTCTCAATTCTTGAAAACTTACAAGATCATGTAAATCATTGTGTTCTTGCATCTTTAATGTGGCTCAAGGAAAAGCCATGCAGGTTGGTTGTTCCACTGGCCAGCATGACGTTGAAACTTCAGGTTTAAAACAAATTGTCTTGTCGGGTTAAACTCAGTTGTTGAGCACGCGCCCCTCATGGCTGTTCTGGTTCCAATGGATTGCAATGCTTTCTACCACAAAGGTAACATCCTTATTCAAAGACTACCATGATTACATTTTGTCATCTACACAATTAAGTCTATTCACTATGGTGATATTCTCCCTGTAGTGAGCATGTTAGTTAGCATTAGCAGTTACCCCTAAACAGCTTTGCAGTGACAAGCATGGCTCGTAAAGTATTCTAGAAAATGGATCAAaagttagttgttttttttttgataccgAATTGTGGAACTTTGGGAAAAAGTGTATCATTGTTGCGGTGCCATAAAGAGCACACTAGTGAAGCTCTTTATTCCAACCTGGTTGAATTTTTGAAATATTGAAGAACAGCTTACATTTGCACATAGTGTGTTTGGAAAAACCGGAGTTTCACAGCttccattgtgggataaattaATCTGACCCTAACAAGTTAAACTTCACAGGCAAACAAAGAGAAGTCAAACAAATCTGAGCACATTGACTCGTGCAGCTCAGGAAAACTCAAGTGTACAGTTATTATCTTTCTTTTAATTAAGGCACGATATTTGACCGCAATCCCTTTATCATCACAAGGTCAAGCATAATGTGTGGTGGTACCTGTAGTACGCCATGGAGCTGAGCTTTAACTTCCAGGTGGTTTGTATACAACTGAACAAATGGCAGTCATCTGCTTATCCCCGTTACTAAGTAGTTAGATACTGCGGGCGCAGGGCCATGATCGCACCAGGCTCAAACAGGCTGAATAGACAAATAATTCGCTGACAGAAATCAAAACTGACAGGAGAGATAAAGCCATTGAGAGAGATCAGTCTACCATGTTGGATGTTTGGGTGGTGAAGCAAGAAAGAGCGTCTGCTTTCACTCGTTCAGATCTTTTTGAATACTGTACTGACTATTTGAATAACtcacaacaaaatcaaaatatttcattCAAAATAATGTGGTTGCTGGTAGCCTTGTTTATTACTATCCAATctcttcaccccccccccccaaaaaaataaaaaaaaaaaaatcttaagtCTCAAAATAATGTCAAACTAATCTGGAGAAAATCAAGCTAGCAGagttatatttctttaaactctacaaaaaaaaaaaaagagaaacaaaaatagaaatgtcaTAAATCTTGACAACTTGCATCTTGATGCTATATTATATTGGCTTTAGGGTAAAATTTCAGTAGTTCAGGATTTCTGCTTACTTAACCACAATAAAAGTGTATGCACAAATTATTTATGCCCACAGAACGAAATTGGATAACTTTGAGTTCTCTTTACTTTGTAATTAACACATCATTTGGTGATGATCAGCTCATAACAGACTACATTATTATTGTGCAGAAACAACAGGTTTTAGATTCTCAACATACCAGACTAAGATGTTAAACACATCACTGAGCATATCAAATAACAGcagaaaatctatttttgtttaGGACAGCTATTTCAAGTTAATCAGAATCCAGCTGTGGATTTAAGATTGAAAATGCAACATCATTTGTGCTTTCTTGTTTGTGTTACTGACCCTTTGCTGCAGAGCCCATGTTGGCCAGTCTGTCCTCATAACGCTCACTATCACCATTGACCGTCTTGTAGGCCTGACGGAAAGAGAGCAGATATGCACTTATTGTATTGCAGCACACATGATAACAGTATTACAAAATACAACCTTATcctaacattaaaaaacaaagctgccAAGAGCCTGACAGTACACATTTAGTCTGGCTGGACAATAGCTGTGTGTAGAACACACAAAGAACCTCCTTTGTGTCTCAGTGTCTGACCTGAGCCTTCATGTTAACTGGTTCACAGTTTACACTAGCCAAGACACCACAATGTAAAAATCACACAAGCAGCCACTGTTGTGGTTTTGAAGTGGAGGTCAGGCCTTGCACTGGTGTTTCATTAACCTGGAGTGGAGAAATCTCTAACAAGTACTCACATAAACGACTGCAGCAGTGAGGCCTCCTCCACACAGAACAAAGTATGCCATGTTGGTGGAGCCACCAGGGATCCCAAAGGCCATGTGTCGCACTGGAACTggagagagacacaaaaaagaGAACTTTATACTGGAAGCATGGAAGGGTTCAAATGTTGGAGGTGGCTGTAGTGGTTTGGGGAATAGTTCATGCTTAATGAGGGAAACACTTGTATGcattaacaaaatgttttacttaaGGTCAGCCATGTTTTTACATCATGTGACATCAAGCCTGAACGCCACAGATTGTGTACAATTTCTTCCtccaagttttttttccctgtctcAAGAAAGCCTTTGCATAATTTCACCCTGAAGGCTACTAGTTCCCACCCCAATTATTCAGCCATCCCTTGAATGCAGGGTGAGCATTGATAATAAGTGAAAGTCAGGGCAAAAGGACAGCTCGTTTAagaattaaaatgttgtttcagcAACCACTTGGCGGACTGTGCATTCTGATAGCGTCAATGTGTCATCATCCCTTAATCCAGTTACACAAGACAGCTCTGCTCATTTGTAGCAGAGGAGATGGAAAGATTTAGCAGCAGCCAAACTAAACACCAAACTGTCCTTACACTAAACccagcacacaaacaaacattgaagCACTTCCTGCTTGACGGACTCGATCTCCAAAACAACAAGCAAGTAGGCTTGAATTTCTACGAACTAGTCCTTCAACATATGTGTTAGGAACCATTAATGAGCCATCAAATGCTTTCTATCATGCTGTTGTTGAGTTTGGCTGATTAAAAACTCTGCACAAACTGATTTGCTGGTGTTTAAAGGATTGCCAGTGGTGCATGCAGAGGAGGCCATAAATAAAACGCCCTGCATCCCAAACACTGCCTCAGCCTAATCTCTTTCCACTtagacctcacacacacaccacaaggaTGGTGTGCATGCACAGGTTTACAGTACATATGATATCTTTAGCATGATTTACACTGTGTGTACATGGTTGACTCAGCAAGCGAAGTGGGCCATCTGAAGCAGCAAGAGAACACAATGTACAGCACACACCCCCTTTTGTCCTTCCCCtgttacatgtgtgtttaagctAATCATAACTCCCCTGTGACTTTTACTCTGGCAGCTTGTATCTATATGAAGACATGAAAGTGTGTCACCTGTTCAATCAGTCACAGGTTAACATGATACTGGGATGAGTTtccattcataaaaatgtttcaaattgaATGGAAACAGCTGACCACCAGGTCTCATTCTTAAATCAATTGtcactgaaacataaaaaataaaagttgttgcAAGTCATGATCTCCCCGACTGCCCTGCCCATTTCAAAGATCATTTATGTTAGTTACATCTTATGAGGTAGCAAACCTTGACTTCCAAATATCAAGGAGCGTTACATGTAAAGTCCCTGTAAACttgtttgtgttaaatgtaaATAAGGAAGGGATTGCCTAAAGGAACCGATAGACGACTTTCATCTGGACCTGCAGCTTGATCTAACTTCACAAGGGCCGTGTGGTGACCTTTACAAAGGTCACAATACATGGAGTCAAAGCATGACCCTAGGAGGCCATGTTTCTTGGATTCTACTTTCTATGGAGGTTAACTATTTAGGACTTGCAAACCATTAGCCTACTTAGCATTACCTTTTAGTAAAGTTTCTTCACTTAAAGATACCTTTGTTCAGTTAGGTCAAAATCATGACGGCTTAATTCAGAAGTGACTTTCATTAGGCGAAGACTTTTTGGAAAGTATCGTTTAAAATGTTAACATATAGATACATTTTGATGCAGACTCGAGCAGATAGTTAGCTTGATACAATGGCAGGATAAAGGCAATCTAGATTAGTTTGATCGCATTGAACAAAATAAGTTCAACAAGCAGCAACCTTCAAGTGTTTTGGTTCAATCCAAAGAACAATGACACATTGCTGTTTTAAGCGAAGTAGTGAAATTGAAGTAGTGACTTTACAGCCAGGCATGTTAACCCTGTGAAACCAAAATACATCATTTTCAGATTTTGATTTATGTACTGATGAAactaataagattttaaacagtGTTACTTGGCAAGTTCAAGGGTTGGTTTCAGTCAATTCAGTTACCTTGGAGCCAAATTAGATTGATCTAAGCTGGCTGTTGGATCAGGCCAAATATGTGATTAATTAGTCAAGCCACACTGAGGAAACCAAAACTGAGCTTGTAATGTTGTGGATGCTGAGTACACGCAGTAGTAAGTCCTCTAATACCCATGACACAGCAGCACTACGTAGGACAAGTCCAAGTACAGGTTATTTATACAAGTAATCAGTTAATCCCTGCAGTGAGGTACAAGCCTGTAAAAATGGACACGCATGTCAGGCAACAGCATGCAAGACGGCTGCTATGATAGCAGACACATGTGTGGACATATAGTTGGGTGAAGGTGCTCTTCTGCTACTGTCTGTCAGAGCCATGTGCTCACTGAGCTAGATGAGAAGGGGGCAGGGATGCAGACCTGCAGGGCAACCAGGAAAGAACTGGTGTGGCCCTGACTAACACTGCCACATTTTATCAGTCTGCTAAAAAGGAGACTTGTCTTTCAGGGAGACTCTAGTCTACTTCTATTCAGAGTGTTACcagaggtttttttgtttttgtttgtttttacaggaaattaaagcagcagttcACCCTCAGGCTGAATTCCACAAGTTTAGACACCAAATGatctagaaaagaaaaatcatccTGAAAATACAAGTGAGCCTCAAACCCCCTCTACACTACATGCAAACCCCCACAAGGGGTCTACTAATTAGATATGCATCACCAAAATGTATCTTAACTTACCACAGGTTTAATATATATTAACTCGTTGGAGGTGAGGCCAcgtttttaaaacagaattcaAGAGGGCTCAAACTTCTGCAGAGCACGGTTGATCGCCATGTGGTCAGCCTCAAAGAGGTCCTAGGACAACGTGTAACCACCACAGTGAACCGCTCTGAATTTGGCATGTCTTTGCAAAATGATCCCAACTCCCCCGTTAATATTAAATACCAAATGCAAATCATGCAGCTTAGTTAAAAAACGAGGAATGACACGAGTTAGTGTCGTGTATGTGATGCGCTCTTTCATAACCACTCTGCAAGAACTGCGTGTTCCCAAAGCAGGAcacacctcctcctcactgATTGTCTATACAATGGGAAGCACTCAAACGCATCTTTCTTCGGATTTAAACATATTCCAAATAAATTATAGATTATGCTGATGAAAAGAAACCTCTCTTGTAGAA from Labrus bergylta chromosome 1, fLabBer1.1, whole genome shotgun sequence includes these protein-coding regions:
- the LOC109998811 gene encoding nematocyst expressed protein 3-like, whose product is MFCRRALQRVGPLARRAFEPTSRTVPVRHMAFGIPGGSTNMAYFVLCGGGLTAAVVYAYKTVNGDSERYEDRLANMGSAAKAPEEAAPAPVAAAVPEVTASAAEPAPVEEAPPSAEVVAESEPAPAEPVAETAAEPVVEAVVEEAPAVAAEVVVAEAEAEPAVAEGVVAVSEEAAAPEAAPAAEEVAATEETPAEAPAAESTGTAPVDEAPPAEAETGTPALEAEAAPAAEVAA